AGACGCCTGAAACCCGGCAGGATACCCTTGTCTGATAAATTATTTTCCTGTATCAATATATTTGTTGCATCAGATTTATACAGTTTAACTAACTTAGCTATTTTGGCAGTGCAGATCATTGCCTGTATGCGCTGAATAAAGTTACCGGAAAACTGAAGTGGGCCTTGCCCTTAAATATGCGTGTTTATGGTACTGCTCTTATCATGGATAATCAGCTTGTATTTGGTAGTTTTAATGGCAAGATCTATTTTGTTGATCCTGAAACCGGACTGGTAAAAGATACTTTCCAGACAGCGGAGAGTAAAAATACTTATTCAGCTTTGTTTGATAACCAGGATAAATTCAGAAATGATGTTTATGATAAAGATTATCTGGCTGCAGAAAAGCAAATACTTGCTTTAGGTGCAATACTTTCCAGCCCGGTTAGTGAGCAGAATACATTGTATTTTGGTGATTCCAACGGGTATTTCTATGCAGTAAAAAATAATATCAAATGATCAGTGATTAATATTTAAATTTATACTGTTTATTATCATGCCCATGAAGAATCTTAAATTACTGCTCCTTATCCTTTGTTTAACAGGTTTTTATACTATTTCTGCCGCCCAGGATACAGATAAAACGAATAAAAACTATGATGCCAAACTGGCTAAGGAACTGAATGCTGATGAATATGGCATGAAAACCTATGTCATGGCTATTTTGAAGACTGGGACTGAGACTAATTATCCCAAAACAAAACAGGATAGTATTTTTAAAGGGCATATGGCTAATATCACCAGGTTAGCAGCCGAAGGTAAACTTGTTGTAGCTGGCCCTTTTGGTAAAAATGACAAACATTACCGTGGTATTTTCATTCTGGATGTGCCGACTGTTGAAGAAGCCAGAAAACTGGTGGATTCAGATCCGGTTATTCAAAGTAAATTAATGGATGTTGATCTGTTTGTCTGGTATGGATCTGCAGCGTTGAAAGAAACCCTGAAAATCCATAGTAAAATAGAAAAACATAGCCACTGATTATCTGGCTGTATTTTGAATTGGTCTGATTTCTACACTGCCCTGAAGTTCAAATACCGGGCATTTTGCTGCAATCTCCCGGATTTCTTTATCGTCAGCTGCATTGATAATTAAAATTGAACTGACAACTTCATTATTGGCTGTATAAGCTCCATTGGAAATAGTTTTTTCGGTTCCGCTCCATGTTGTGCCTTCTGTACCCGGTCGGTAACCACCTGCAATTTTTCCTTCTTTTGCAAGAGTACCCATATATTCCTGCCAATGTTTGATGTTGGTCTGGATCTTATCCTGAGCAGGTTTGGCATCAACCTTAGATCTGATAATCAGCAGATATTGAATTTGTTTTTTAGGTTGTGTCTGATCCTGAGCAAAAATAGACAGAGAAAGCAGACAGGCTGCCGTAGTTAAAAGGAATTTAGTCATGATAATTTTTAATAAATATATAAATTCTATTCTATATCCAATTCAAGCCTGGAAGATTGTATCTGGATAATCTTTTTTTCTGTTTCTGTTTTAGCCAGTGAAAATGCTTTGTTGAAATTATCTTTTGCTCTTTGTATATTGATATCTTTATACAACTCCCCTAGCAGCATATAATAATAATGATTATCAGTTAAATTAAGTTTTTCTGTAGCAGTAATCCCTGCTTCATTACCATTGACTTTTGAGATTACATAAGCTCTGTTAAGTGCAGCGGCCGGAGAGTATTCTATAATCAGTAACTGATTATAGAAATGCAGTACATTTTCCCATTTCTCCTGAGTTTCGGTTTTAATCGTTTGCCAATAGGCAATACCGGCTTCTAAATGATATTTTGTGATTTCATTTCCCCTGGAGGCCTGATTCAGAAAATATACCCCTTTACTAATCAGTTCGTCGTTCCAGAGTTCCTCATTCTGATCCTGATATAAAATTATGGCTCCGTTACTGTCTTTTCTGGCTTCAAATCTTGAGGAGTGAAAACACATTAAAGCAAGCAGTGCATTGACTGCAGGTAGATTGGTTTGCTCATTTGCTATAAGCATATAAGTCAGTCGCATAGCTTCCAGGCAAAAATCTTCACGTAAAATAGCATCCTGACTTTCTGAATAATAACCTTCGTTAAAGAGTAAGTATAATGTTGTCAGGACAGTAGTTAAACGTCTGTTGATCTCTGCTCCGGCAGGAAATTCAATCTTTACTTTTTCTGTGCGCAATTTCTCTTTTGCCCGGAAAAGACGTTTATTGATAGTTTCTTTAGCTGTCAGAAATGCATTGGCTATTTCATCAATCCCAAATCCACATAAAATACGAAGAGCCAGACCAATCTGTGCTTCTGCTGAAATTGCCGGATGACAGATAGCAAATAACATTTGCAGCTGGCTGTCATTGATATGCTGGTCTGACCATTCGGTTTCCAGTTCTTCATTAACTTCATTGACAGAGTTTCCGATTTGGATAGCAACTTTATCCGTAAAGAGCTGCTGACGGGTCAGGTAATTTCTGGCTTTATTTTTTGCTACTTTATAAAGCCATCCTACCGGATTTTCAGGAATACCTTTAAACGGCCAGCTCTCTGCTGCTAATAAAAAGGTTTCACTGGCTATATCCTCTGCGATTTCCAGATGAGCAATACCAAAAATTTTACTGAGTACAGCAGTTATTTTCCGGAATTCAGATCTGAACAAATGGGGTATCAACTCTTGTTCTTTCATGGCATGATATGCTGATAATGGCTCCTGGGAATGTACAGGAGCCATTATTAATTAATGAAACCCATCTGCTCTGGCAATCTTTCTTACCTCTACTGTATTTCCTTCTCCCTGTAGTACCGGGCAGTTTTTAGCGAACTCAACAGCTTCATCGACAGAGTCAGCCTTCACAATTACATATCCGCCAATGGTTTCCTTAATATCACCAAAAGGTCCATTGGTCACAACTCCCTGGTGTCCTACTACCCTGCTGTCCTCAAATGATAAGCCATTCCCCTGGTTGACCAGTTTGTTTTGAGCAGCTATGCCACCCAGCCAATCCATCGTTTGTTTCATCCAGATTTGCATTTGCTCAGGTGAAGCTATTTTACTACCATCTTCATGTCTGAAAATTAAAACGAATTCTTTCATCTTGTTTAAAATTAAATTGTTGATTTATATCTCCATAACAAGTGGATTTGCCGGAATTGGACATCAGCTTAAAAATTATTTCTTTAATGAAATATAAAACACACTTCCTTCGCCCTTTTTACTACTTACCCAGATTTTTATTCCCATCATCAATGACATCTCATATGATATACTCAGTGCCAGACCAGCTCCTCTGTTTTTTGTGTTTTCCAGGTCTCCGGAATCAACCTTAAACAGCCGGTCAACTTTCTCCTGACTCATACCTGGCCCCTGATCTTTAATTACAATCACTATTTCCTGAGCTGTCAGATAAGAGGAAATATGAATCACCCCATGCTGTGGAGAAAATTTAGTTGCATTGTTCAGAATATTACGGATAATAAAAAGCAGCATCTGTTTATGTGCAAATACTTTTGTCCGGGCAGGTATATCAAATATAATCGAGATACTCTTTTTTGCCTGTGCTATTTTAAAGAAAGAATTCGCTTCAAAAATCAGATCCTGAAGGACCAGGTCTGACCCTTTGTATTGAAACTCACTATTCTGAGATTTAATCCACTCCAGTAATCCATCCATAAAAGACAGACTATTTTGAGAAGTCTCATTCAGCTCACTCATTACATCAAATTTCTCCTGCTCAGTTAACAGGTCAACATCAGTATTAAAAACACTGGAAAGCATAACAATGTTACTGAAAGGTTGTCTGATATCATGGGCAATTACAGAAATCAGCATCAGATTGAAATGATTGGTTTGCTGTAATTCTGCATTTTGCTTTAGTGCGTTTTCATGAAGTTTATATTGTACCTCCCCATACTTTTTTTTTATTCTCAGTGAACGATAAATAAAGAATAAAAGAGCTATGGTTAGAACGAACAATATATAAATAGTATGATCTTTAATTGAACGAAGACCGGCTTCAAGCGGATGAATCTGGCTGGTCATGGAAAAACAGCTGCTGCTGGCAAACAGTAAAATAGCGGCTAAACAGGAACGGATAAGGTATTTATTCATAAAACAAAAAATGGATACACGATTTAAAATAGGTTAGGTTAAGCTAACAATATTTCAACAAACACGCGCTACATAAATGTTCTAAAAACTCAACGTCACCAAGATATTATAAATCCTGTGTAATTCTTGAAAGATAGAATGTAGTTCCTTCGCCGATGGTGCTTGTTGCCCAGATTTTCACGCCCATCATTAATGCCATTTCATAAGATATATTCAATGCCAGACCAGCTCCCTTATCTTTCGTATTTTCCCAGTCAGTAGAATTTGCCTTAAACAATTTATCCAGTTTCTCCTGGCTCATACCAGGTCCCTGATCTTTAATCGCAATCACAGTTTTCTGATCTTCTAAATGTGTAGAAATCGTTATCACGCCATTTACAGGGGAATATTTGGTTGCATTGTTCAGAATATTTCTAATAATGAAGAGCAACATTTGCCGGTGAACCAATATTTCGGTTTGTTCTGGTATAGCCAAGACCATTTTTAAACCTTTTTTTGCCTGGGCTATTTTAAAGAAAGCATTGGCTTCCGGAATCAGATCATTCAGGATTATTTTTGAAGGCTGATATTTGAATCCATTTTTCTGAGACTTAATCCACTCCAGCAAACCATCCATAAATGAAAGACTTTTTTGAGATGTTTCACTGAGTTCTGCCATCACATCCATTTTTTCATGTTCGGTCAGCAAATCAATATCTGTATTGAAAATGCTGGAAAGCATAACTATATTATTGAATGGTTGTCTGATATCATGGGCAATTACAGAAATCAGCATGGTATTAAAATGATTGGTTTGCTGTAACTCAGTATTTTGCTTTAAAGCAGTTTCGTGCAGTTCACGCTGCACTTCTCCATATAGCTTTTTAACCTTTAATGAGCGATAAAATAAAAACAAGAGCGCAATACTCAGTGCAAACAGACAACCTAATAAGGAAATTAATTTAAGATTTGAGTTCTCCTTAATTTTAAGCTCTTCGTTTTCATTTTCATTCAACGCGAAGTTCATATAATTATATCCCGATTTATTGGTCGCTTTACTGATCATATCCCGCTTAGCTAATAAAAGCCCCATATAATAATAGGCTTTATCCATCTGGTTCTGCGTTTTGTAATAATCATATAACCTTTCTGCAAACTGGATATAAAGATCCGGATAACTATATTTTCTTGAGCTTTCCAGTCCTTTTTTATAAAAGTCAATGCCTCTTTCCGGGTTTTCTAAATCCAGAAAAGTATCTCCCAGCCCCATATAAAACAAAACCTTTGTATTTTGAAGTCCTAAACTATCTGCTTTAGCCAGGCCTCTCACTTGTATCGCTATTCCACGTTGTTTTTCTCCGGAATTATAAAGCTTTATGCCACTCAACTGTTCATAAGATAAAAGGACTCTTTGATCGTGGTATTTTTCTGCAATTGCTTTTCCTTCTTTAAATAACTGCTCACGTCTGGACTCACTAAGATGCTGATCTATGTACATCAGATTGGTAATCAGTAATGAACGAATAGAATCGTGTTCCAGCGTCTTACTTTTTTCATAAGCCAGGTAAATATATTTAATGGCTTCTTTCTCCTCCTTATCCACATTCATCATCAAACCGATATTCATCAGCACCTGGCAGACATTTTCCTGATCATTGATTGATCTGTATAGGCGTAATGCATCATTAAAGTACTTTGCAGAAAGATAATTATTAACAGCAACATTATAAATCCCTTCACAGTTTGAAGCGTCTGCTATGCCTTTACTATAATCATGTCTGATAGCTATTGCTTTGGCTTTAGCAGCATAATACTGGCAGGAATCCCGGTAATTCATATGTGATAGCATGGCTATCCGGTTCAGCACATCTACATATTTAATACTATCTTTAATGGAGCCCAGACTTGATTCTAGTTGGTTAATTTCACTTGTCTGGGAAAAAAGATGGTTGGAATTCAGTAATAAAACGGTAAGAAAACAAATAGAAACGAAACATTTAGACATAAGATATACAGCGGATTGCTCAATTAAAAACCCATTGTTCAACGGGATTAACAAATATCCGGCCATGTTTAAATTTAACGTTTTGGTATCGTGATATTAATGATTTGCTTTAATGTTTTTATTGGACAGTTCAAACGTTTGCATAATTCTTTTATCGCTTGTTTCAGCTTTTTAATCTTGTGTATTGACTCCAATATAATTATGAATGGAAGTTTTTAAATGCAGTCTAGTGCTGATCAAACAGTTTTTGCAAAATCTGGTGGTATGACCTCATTTTGTGTATCTGCCGACCCTACCCGGGTACCGGTCTTTTTAGTCAGTACAATAAATGCCATACCCATTTCAGTCATTAATCCGTTTTGCATGAGTAGAGCTGCACTATGTCAGCAGGGAAA
This portion of the Pedobacter lusitanus genome encodes:
- a CDS encoding PQQ-binding-like beta-propeller repeat protein; its protein translation is MFDNQDKFRNDVYDKDYLAAEKQILALGAILSSPVSEQNTLYFGDSNGYFYAVKNNIK
- a CDS encoding sensor histidine kinase; this translates as MSKCFVSICFLTVLLLNSNHLFSQTSEINQLESSLGSIKDSIKYVDVLNRIAMLSHMNYRDSCQYYAAKAKAIAIRHDYSKGIADASNCEGIYNVAVNNYLSAKYFNDALRLYRSINDQENVCQVLMNIGLMMNVDKEEKEAIKYIYLAYEKSKTLEHDSIRSLLITNLMYIDQHLSESRREQLFKEGKAIAEKYHDQRVLLSYEQLSGIKLYNSGEKQRGIAIQVRGLAKADSLGLQNTKVLFYMGLGDTFLDLENPERGIDFYKKGLESSRKYSYPDLYIQFAERLYDYYKTQNQMDKAYYYMGLLLAKRDMISKATNKSGYNYMNFALNENENEELKIKENSNLKLISLLGCLFALSIALLFLFYRSLKVKKLYGEVQRELHETALKQNTELQQTNHFNTMLISVIAHDIRQPFNNIVMLSSIFNTDIDLLTEHEKMDVMAELSETSQKSLSFMDGLLEWIKSQKNGFKYQPSKIILNDLIPEANAFFKIAQAKKGLKMVLAIPEQTEILVHRQMLLFIIRNILNNATKYSPVNGVITISTHLEDQKTVIAIKDQGPGMSQEKLDKLFKANSTDWENTKDKGAGLALNISYEMALMMGVKIWATSTIGEGTTFYLSRITQDL
- a CDS encoding sensor histidine kinase encodes the protein MNKYLIRSCLAAILLFASSSCFSMTSQIHPLEAGLRSIKDHTIYILFVLTIALLFFIYRSLRIKKKYGEVQYKLHENALKQNAELQQTNHFNLMLISVIAHDIRQPFSNIVMLSSVFNTDVDLLTEQEKFDVMSELNETSQNSLSFMDGLLEWIKSQNSEFQYKGSDLVLQDLIFEANSFFKIAQAKKSISIIFDIPARTKVFAHKQMLLFIIRNILNNATKFSPQHGVIHISSYLTAQEIVIVIKDQGPGMSQEKVDRLFKVDSGDLENTKNRGAGLALSISYEMSLMMGIKIWVSSKKGEGSVFYISLKK
- a CDS encoding YciI family protein, with protein sequence MKEFVLIFRHEDGSKIASPEQMQIWMKQTMDWLGGIAAQNKLVNQGNGLSFEDSRVVGHQGVVTNGPFGDIKETIGGYVIVKADSVDEAVEFAKNCPVLQGEGNTVEVRKIARADGFH
- a CDS encoding YciI family protein, translated to MTKFLLTTAACLLSLSIFAQDQTQPKKQIQYLLIIRSKVDAKPAQDKIQTNIKHWQEYMGTLAKEGKIAGGYRPGTEGTTWSGTEKTISNGAYTANNEVVSSILIINAADDKEIREIAAKCPVFELQGSVEIRPIQNTAR
- a CDS encoding RNA polymerase sigma factor; this encodes MAPVHSQEPLSAYHAMKEQELIPHLFRSEFRKITAVLSKIFGIAHLEIAEDIASETFLLAAESWPFKGIPENPVGWLYKVAKNKARNYLTRQQLFTDKVAIQIGNSVNEVNEELETEWSDQHINDSQLQMLFAICHPAISAEAQIGLALRILCGFGIDEIANAFLTAKETINKRLFRAKEKLRTEKVKIEFPAGAEINRRLTTVLTTLYLLFNEGYYSESQDAILREDFCLEAMRLTYMLIANEQTNLPAVNALLALMCFHSSRFEARKDSNGAIILYQDQNEELWNDELISKGVYFLNQASRGNEITKYHLEAGIAYWQTIKTETQEKWENVLHFYNQLLIIEYSPAAALNRAYVISKVNGNEAGITATEKLNLTDNHYYYMLLGELYKDINIQRAKDNFNKAFSLAKTETEKKIIQIQSSRLELDIE
- a CDS encoding YciI family protein; translated protein: MKNLKLLLLILCLTGFYTISAAQDTDKTNKNYDAKLAKELNADEYGMKTYVMAILKTGTETNYPKTKQDSIFKGHMANITRLAAEGKLVVAGPFGKNDKHYRGIFILDVPTVEEARKLVDSDPVIQSKLMDVDLFVWYGSAALKETLKIHSKIEKHSH